Within Coregonus clupeaformis isolate EN_2021a chromosome 20, ASM2061545v1, whole genome shotgun sequence, the genomic segment AACATGGTCAGCGGCCCATAGGCCTGTTAAGATTTTTGTTAAGGATTTTTGTGAAATTTCTCTGTCTTAATAATTTATTTAAGCATTTGCCTGATCAGTGGGCAACGGACTACGCATATTATGCATaaagctgacaaaatgtcatcatCATTTGTATGGGGTTTGACAGCCATTGGCttaacttaccccatggccattggcttaacttaccccatggccattttatatttgagattcttcaaatagccaccctttgccttgatgacagctttgcacactcttggcattctctcaaccagcttcatgaggtagtcacctggaatgcatttcaattaacaggtgtgccttctttaaagttaatttgtggaatttctttcctttttaatttgtttgagccaatcagttgtgttgtgacaaggtatacagaagaaagccctatttggtaaaaggccaagtccatattatggcaagaacagctcaaataagcaaagagaaatgacagtccatctcCTACCAAGATGGGCCGGCCCGgttttctgattggctgagctgaGGTCAGGCAAAAAGtcacattcaaagtcaaacaCACAACAGCAAAGAGACCTGGTGAGACTCTCACAAGTCGGTCCAGATCATAGATAATAAAAAACGGAAAGGTGGTGCTGAAAAGAGACGACAAACTGCTCTCGACGCCGACGCTGCTAAATATGTGAAATTAACAAATGTATTTTCTAAAAGTTCTGGTCTGAGAAATTATGCTAGGCGCATTGACAGATCAGCTTCTGCTGCAGAAGACAGTGCAGTTTGACTACTTTAGTACACTGTATAAGTtcatttgtcccaatacttttggtcccctaaaatgaaGGGACTATGTACAATAGGCcctgtaatttctaaacgattcacctgatatggatgagaATACTCTCAAATTAAAGATGACAGTCTGtgctttaacctcatagtcattgtatcatttcaaatccaaagtgctgtagtacagagccaaaacaaatgtgtcactgtcccaataattatggAGGGCACTGTACATACCTGTGTGAATAACTAGtttactaacatttacaaatgtgggagtaatgattaataaatggtgaacAAACGGTttgtaaatgccttataaatgccttataaatggtttattatggaCCCTTAAAGTAAAGTGTTACTCAAGGAGGTTGCTAGGCCCAATATGTTCAGTGTGGTCCCCTGGTCTTCTTGTCCCAGTGATGCTAGGCTTAGCAGCAAAGACAGCTCAGCTGCTGCTGCAGCAATCAAGTGCAGTGgaggtaggaagaaaacagagcgagagagagacacacactgacacacatgtACTGCCAGTTGGTCTTAATATTTTGGTTCTATATTATGTATGTAATAGTAATTAACCCTTTTGGATAGGGGGGTACATTTATGAAAGCCAGGCAATAATATGCAATATAAATAGTTAGGCTTTTATAAGGTATTATGAGCCAATGGTCATCTATTAGGCATTTATTCAGTAATTTTCTTCTTGATCTTATAAATGTTTTTTCATTCAGGAAGTGTGGTCCCCTGGTCTTCTGGTAACAGTGCTGTGGGAAAGGATGCTTAGCAGAGACAGCTCACAGGTGAGTGCAGTGGAGGTAGGAAGAaaaaacagagagacacagatgtACTGCAAGTTCCTTAAAATGGCTCGATATATAATAGAAATTAACACTTAGGAGTGACAGACagcttgacagacagacagcgacaaCAGAGGAGCACAAGGAAAAGCAAAGACAGACCGAGTGACAAGAGAGGAGATTGCGCGCGGTGATGTGGCTGGTGTGCGTAAAATGCCAGGGCTGAATgtgtcccagtccgcccctgagAGCGATGATACATCACTCCCTGCCCAGATAGCTGCAGAGAATGTGATGTCTCAGACAATAATGTTGACAGGCGAGCGTACCGCCCGGTATATCTGTGTTAATCTGTCATGGCACTCCACATATACAAGCGTGTGATTAAACTAAATCCATTGTGATATGGTATGAGATGGGGTGTAATAAGGGGTATAGTAGAGTTACAGCTGAGAGAGTGAGAACTATACTGCCTTGACAGTGTGAtaaccctctctatctctctctctttctctctctctcccctctctctctcttctttctttctcccattatctctctctctctctctctctcactcaggaAGCATGCAGCTGATGCTCTACTCCAGAGCAGCTGGGTTAAACTCTAGGACACACTGACGCCGAGGGGTCCAGGGACACAGTGAGTAAACTGCTTTTCTTCTCACAAATCATGTTGGATATGTTTGTTCAGTCTTTGTatttatttatcctttatttaTAGAGGCTGTCTCATTTAGGAGTATTTTCAAATTACATATTTACTTGTGGAGCGATCCTAGCTGGATGAAAAGTGGACAGGATGATTGCACTGCACTGAGTTTACCTATTAAGACGAGTTGACCTATTTAATTTTGGTTTAAGTAGTATTTCTTTACCATTACTCCACCTCTATTTGTAATCACTTGTAAAGAAAATAGGGTATTACTAAgcccaaacatacttcaaaatCTTATGTAAAATGTCACGGTTTTGTTAATTATGGAACACTCTTATGTATTTATCTGATGTAACCTATGTTTAGTGAGCCATTGCCACTGCCAAAGCAGCAATTTGGCACATTTGTATAGATACTGATAGCAATCCCTTGGCTAATCTGTGTTAGCCTATGGTGTTCACTGAACTGGGTATAAAGGTCTGCCCCTCCTCATCCAGAACCTCTACTCCTGGGACTGCTGGGCTGGCGTGGTAAGACATCAGGTGTGTGTTAGGAGAGTGAAtgacctcagtgtgtgtgtgtgtgtgggtatgtgtgtgggaGGGGGCAGGGGCGGGTTGTGTCATCTCTCTCTATATGACCTTAATGCTGCATTAACATATTTTCAAATGCTCAGTGAAGTCTTCACTAATCTTTTGAGAAAGACTCTTCTCAATTGCTTAGTGGAGACAGTGACAGCAAATGCTTACTCGGGCTAATAGCAGTTCATGCCATTCAATATAAGCAGCTTTTCTCCCAGTCTTTTGCTTTAAACCTATTTAATTTCATCTGCCATCATAACCAATCACTCCTGAGTTGATTACATTGTGAGAGGAagctttatacagtgcattcggaaagtattcagatcccttcactttttccacattttgttacgttacagccttattctaaataatttttttccctcatcaatctacacacaataccccataatgacaaagcgacaggtgcatcctgtttccattgatcatccttgagatgtttctacaacttgattggagtccacctgtggtaaattcaattgattggacatgatttggaaaggcacacacctgccacacagttgacagtgcatgtcagagcaaaaaccaagccatgcggtcgaaggaattgtccttagatctccgagacaggattgtgtcgaggcacagatctggggaagggtaccaaaaaatgtctgcagcattgaaggtccccaagaacacagtggcttccatcattcttaaatggaagaagtttagaaccaccaagactcttcctagagctggccgcccggaccaaactgagcaatcaggggagaagggccttggtcagggaggtgaccaagaaactgatggtcactctgacagagctccagagttcctctgtggagatgggagaaccttgcagaaggacaaccatctctgcagcactccaccaatctggcctttatggtaaagtggccagatggaagacactcctcagtaaaaggcacatgacagcccgcttggagtttgccaaaaggcacctaaaggactctcagaccatgagaaacaagatcctctggtctgatgaaaccaagattgaaccctttggcctgaatgccaagtgtcacatctggaggaaacctggcaccatccctacggtgaagcatggtggtggcagcatcatgctgtggggatgtttttcagcggcagtgactgggagactagtcaggtttgagggaaagatgaatggagcaatgtacagagagatcctcagactggggtgaaggttcaccttccaacaggacaacgatgctaagcacacagccaagacgacgcaggagtggcttcgggacaagtctctgaatgtccttgagtggcccagccagagcccggacttgaacccaatctaacatctctggagagacctgaaaataactgtgcagtgctgctccccatccaacctgacagagcttgagaggatctgcagagaagaatgtgagaaactccccaaatacagatgtgccaagcttgtagcgtcatacccaagaagaattgaggctgtaattgctgccaaaggtgcttcaacaaagtactgaggaaaaggcctgaatacttacgtaaatgttttatttttaatacatttgcaaacatttctaaaaacaagttttttcatgatggggtattgtgtgtagattgatgaggggaaaaaacaatttaatccattttagaataagggtgtaacgtaacaaaatgtggaaaaggtcaaggggtctgaatactttccgaatgcactgtatattagtgGCGGCAGGTATCCTCGAGGTTAGAgcgctgggccagtaaccaaaagattgctggttcgaataccggAGCCAAAATTGACTAAACTCtgttgctgtgcccttgagcaaggtggttaaccctaattgctccaggcgcgggtgtctcagggggagttgtgtgtaacaggacaaatCTAAGCACCCCCCAAATGATTATATATGTACAGTTAACCTAGAAAGCTAGACAGGGAATACTAGCAGTCATGTAACACGCGTCACGCTACTTGCTTAACTGTATAGCGTCCTTACCGGTACTTGCTCTCAGATCCTCTGTCTCACAAACACACTCGACCACCCTCTTGACAATGTCTTAgccagctgcaccatcgaaaagCTAGCAATTCTTTGGCTTGGGAGGAGACATTTCAAGCTTTGTTACAGTCACACAGTAGAATGTACTCTGTTCATTTCCCTGGAAGGAAAGAATGATTCATGTTTATATTATCAACTCAGTCCTCTACCACAACCCTTGATCCTCTTGGTTAGATGTGAAATGACTGGTGGTCCCAGGGACTGGGTTGAGAAACATTTGTACCACCACTATGAACACTGGGTACTAAAGACAGAGATAGTTTGGGGTGTTGATGAATGTACAACCATCTCCTTATCACTCAGATCATCTAGGGTTGATTCTGGTACCTTAACAAACATTCCCAGATTACAGATGCTCCCTGGCAACCATTTTTAATCTGACTGACTGTGGTGGGATTATATTGTATGGCCATTATATCCCCCGGCCAGCCGGAAGCCTTTATGGTTTAGTCAGGCCACGTACAGAAAGAGATCAGGATGCATTAAAGAGGAGTCTTATTGAGGGCACGTACAGAAAGAGCGAGAGGAGCCAGGTCCTAGAGTGGTTCAGTGAACTTCTTCCAGGACTCCCGGGAAAAAAAACAGTGGCAACTATCCTggctaagtaaaaaaaaaaaaaaaaaaaaaaaaaaagtttgcagTAAATCCACTTACCGTAAACCTTGCTATTAACACAATAGGTTATgtcttctactctctctcctatAGGGACCACAGAGGACCTAAGGAAAAATCCTGACTGCCTGTCGTCACTTCGCCCACCTTCCTTCTTTCTAATTAAAACGCTAAACACCTTGCTTCTGTCCAATGAAAATGCAGAACACCTTTCTTCTGTCCAATGAAAATGCTGTAGCTGTGTCAACCAGAAAGTAACCTACTTGCAGGAGTAGTAACCTTTCCTTAGAGTTTCCTTTCCCTCAGAAGGTCAAGCCATTTTTACATTAgcagtcacaaagtgctttacagtaacccggtccagaccccaaagagcaagcaaagcAGAATCGAAAGCACAGTGgccaggaaaaactccctagaaggaagaAGCCTAGAGAGGAACTCGGCTCAGAGGGTTGGTCTTTGATGAGCCATCAGTATGTTGCGGCCCTGGCAGTGTCTGAAGTGCACCTCGTAGCCTCCTAGAAAGGCCAACAAGTCCACCATGTGTCTCAACACATCACCACCCAGGGGGACAAAGTAGCCATCATCAAGGTAGCATAATTTTAGGTTTGCGATGTGCAAGTGACGTCGTCCTACGTCATACTTCCGGGTCCTGTCCCCTAATCTTTTGAATGGCTTGACGATTATATCATCAAATTCATGTTTGTGGATGAATCTACTTCTGCCAGATGCCTTTTATGAAATTTTTGCCCATTGAAGACCATTCAAAAAGCCTACAAAAGGGTATTTCCTGTAAAACAACGCATCACTTTCATACCATATCGCTGCACCCAAAACTACTAATTTTAAGGCAAAAGACAATATGACTGTGGATATAAGAAATACACTTCTCACATCAGCTGAGCAGAGCTGATGATGTACTTTTCACTCAGTTTGTTGTATGAAATTACTAGAACAACATACTGTAGCTCCAGGCATTCAGCAGAGCAAAGCAGAAACCAGTTCAACATCCCTCCATCTGTCTATCCCTGTGTACAGCTGCAGTGGTAGGAAGTCAACATCTGGAACAGGACAGCTAAAGCCCCATAGCGGGGTCACTGcctttcctctcctctgcctccctctctaacTAGCTGTCTATCTGTACTGGAAGGCTTTATCTTCAAGCCTTTGATTAATGGATGGATGTGTTGCTgtctcagctctgtctctctgtggtgtaaATCTCACTTATGCACTGATCTGATGCACACATTGATCACACTCTCTGACTGACTGGGTGATGGTTAGAGAGGCGATGTAGGGAGGGGGATAGAGAAAGTGAGAGGAGAAAATATCAACCAGGAGGTGTCTCCTAATAGTCCAAGGCGGATGGAGGACATATGCAGAATGTGAGAATAATTTTAATTAGGGCTTGAGCCATGGGGGGAACCTTGCGttgtgcgttccaaatggcaccatattccctttatagtgcactcatTTTTACCAGGGCCCcatgcactgtaaagggaatagggtgctatttgggacacactgGAGAGTACCATGAGGTCACAATGACAGGGGCGAGTCAAATGATCGATGAGGTAACACTATGCATAATAGTAATATCTATTTTATAATCACGACAGGTTTATAACCATAGCGATCATATAATTCACTTCTGTGCCTATAGCTTATTCTCCTGACTGGGTGGACTGGAGGCAGAGCAGTTGTGTGGTAGTATCAGGGCAGGGTTTATCCTTCTCTGCTCCCTGCCTGCTCTGTGCTCCACTCTCAGCCTTTAACTGTAACAGATAGATAGCAGAGCCAGCTAGCAGGACCCCCTCCGCTTCCCCCCTGTGGATGGTTTACTGCCTTTAATTCTGCCGGCTGGCACACACATAGCCATGTACGTAGAcacgtggacacacacacatagactcaccaacatacacacacaccatgtaaATACATACTCACCAATGCACATACTGGCTGACCACGTACTAATGCACGTGGATGTGCACACGCtcgcacatgcatgcacacacagcgGCACTCTGTCCGAGGGCAGCAGATTATAGTTGAATGGAGTGAGTGACTATTTGCAGTTTAGTCTAGCTGCGCTCATTTCAGTCCATGTTTATTTGCCTACTACAATTCTGTAATGCCTTTTGTAAGGAgggcatattatatatttttttataatacgTATTTGGATTGACCACTTCAATCATATGTTTGTTGCTTGGCTTTTCTCATCAGGAGGTGCGCAGGCAGACCGCTGCACCCTGACCTTTTTAAAGGGGCAGTCTGGGATTGGGACACATCCTGCTGGAACATGGATATCCTGGATGTTGTAAGACAATGCTTTCAGATCACAGATCAGATCAAAATATTGACCATTAGATTTGAAATATTTTCATCAAATCATCATATCGACCATTAGATATTGTCCTTGATGTTATTATTTCAGCAATGAAATcatacccatacacaaaaatgtatgcacgcatgacagtaagttgctttggataaaagctaaatggcatattatattattatgtattatattattcttgatgatctgatacaTCAGATAATATTCACTATTAGATAATGTTTTTGTTATCCAGATTTGTTTTTCATCCCATTACACTAACTTTACGTGATCATACCAGACTTCATTTGGCATATAGAGATTAATGGCTTTTTATCTTAGATTGTGTGTTGGAGGTTGATGCACGATTTTTGTGATTGAGATAGAGTTTACATCATTTTAACCTCAGTGTGTAATGTATGTTGTGTTACACAGTAGTGATGTGTGTACTCGTGcgtgcatgcatttgtgtgtatgtatatgcatGTGTTTGTGCGTCCACGCGTACACGTGGGTGTTTAACGTTAGTATCCTGTGTGTTGTGATGACAGTAGTGAGCAGTGATGAGTGACAGGGAGGCGGCTCAGGCCTATGTCCTTCTGTCATCACGGGGCCACCAGACAGCCCTCCACCGAGCAGCCATGGTGGGGAACAGTGATATCATAGATGGGCTCATCAAGGGAGGCTGCGCTCTAGACCTGCAGGACAAGGTGAGGGAGAGAAGGTCACTTGATccgtcccgaatggcaccctattccctatataggtccccatgggccctggtcaaaagtagtgcactataatgggaATAGGTTACCATATGGGACACACCCTCTGAATGTCACATGAAATGTTGTGGAATCTGAAGCAACGTTACTGAAATGTCACAGAATCTTCAAGTCTAAAGACAAAGTCACATTTCCTTTATTTAATGTAGAGGGCCAAAAATGCAAGCATTCACAACACAGGGAGGAATGTAATGTACCTGAACAGTATTAGCAATCTAGATGAGGTCTGGTCTGGGCATATGAATGAAATTACATTATTAGAATAACAATCAACGTTTCACTGCTTGACAGTGCTTTACGTTTTGCTGTTTCTAATAGGATGGCAACACAGCGCTCCATGAGGTGTCGTGGCATGGCTTCTGTCAGTCGGTCAAACTGTTGGTCAAGGCCGGGGCTGACGTTCACGCCAGGAACAAGGTATAGCAATCGAAGTTTGAATATGGTAGGTCTAGATCTGTGACAAATTATGGTAAAAAGCATTAGGAGTGAAATGTGATTCTGTCTGGTGCCTAAGAGGTTTTTCATGCCACTGTCAgagtgtgtcccaaattgcacactattccctatgtagtgcactccttttgaagtagtacactataatgAATAGGGTGTCGTTTGGAATTGGGATAGGTgcagtgttgttttacagggtcagccatagtagtacggttcCCCTTgaacaaattagggttaagtgccttgctcaagggcacatcgacagatatttcacATTGACGGCTCGGTTCTGGCACACTAGGCTTGCTCTTTTGGGGGTTAGAGACAAAGACGTGTGTTTGTTCTTAGGCAGGAAACACAGCTCTCCACCTGGCCTGTCAGAATGCCAACGCTAAGAGCGCCCGTGTGCTGCTGCTGGGAGGCTCCAGACCCGACATCAAGAACAATGTGGGGGACACCTGTCTGCATGTGGCAGCACGTTACAATCACCTGGCCATGATCAAGATTCTGGTGGGCGCCTTATGCTCTGTTACGGAGAAAAACCAGGTAGGTCCCAGCTTCTACTTTGACTGCTCTCACAcctacagtgagtgaaaaaagtatttgatcccctgctgattttgtacgtttgcccactgacaaagaaatgatcagtctataattttaatggtaggtatatttcaacagtgagagacagaataacaacaaaaaaaatccagaaaaacgcatgtcaaaaatgtaataaattgatttgcattttaatgagggaaataagtatttgacccctctgcaaaacattacttagtacttggtggcaaaacccttgttggcaatcagagaggtcagacgtttcttgtagttggccaccaggtttgcacacatctcaggagggattttgtcccactcctctttgcagatcttctccaagtcattaaggtttcgagcctgacgtttggcaactcaaaccttcagctccctccacagaatttctatgggattaaggtctggagactggctaggccactccaggaccttaatgtgcttcttcttgagccactcctttgttgccttggccgtgtgttttgggtcattgtcatgctggaatatccatccacgacccattttcaatgccctggctgagggaaggaggttctcacccaagatttgacggtacatggccccatccatcgtccctttggtgcggtgaagttgtcctgtccccttagcagaaaaacacccccaaagcataatgtttccacctccatgtttgacggtggggatggtgttcttggggtcataggcagcattcctcctcctccaatcacggcgagttgagttgatgccaaagagctccattttggtctcatctgaccacaacacattcacccagttctcctctgaatcattcagatgttcattggcaaacttcagacaggtatgtatatgtgctttcttgagcagggggaccttgcagtccttcacggcgtagtgtgttaccaattgttttcttggtgactatggtcccagctgccttgtgatcattgacaagatcctcccgtgtagttctgggctgattcctcaccattctcatgatcattgcaactccacgaggtgagatcttgcatggagccccaggccgagggagattgacagtcttttgtgtttcttccatttgcgaataatcgcaccaactgttgtcaccttctcaccaagctgcttggcgatggtcttgtagcccattccagccttgtgtaggtctacaatcttgtcccttggagagctctttggtcttggccatggtggagagtttggaatctgattgattgattgcttatgtgaacaggtgtcttttatacaggtaacaagctgagattaggagcactccctttaagagtgtgctcctaatctcagctcgttacctgtagaaaagacacctgggagccagaaatctttctgattgagagggggtcaaatacttatttccctcattaaaatgcaaatcaatttataacatttttgacatgcgtttttctggattttgttgttgttattctgtctctcactgttcaaataaacctaccattaaaattatagactgatcatttctttgtcagtgggcaaacgtacaaaatctgcaggggatcaaatacttttttccctcactgtatagtcacCTCTTCCCTGTGCCCAGCTAGGGGAGGGTTTAGTCACCTGTCTGTTTCCTGTGCCCAGCTAGGGGACACTGCTCTCCATGTGGCGGCTGCCCTAAACCACAAGAAAACTGTTCAGCTCCTCCTGGAGGCAGGGACTGACGGCAACGCACGAAACAACGTAAGTGGATGCATCTCAAATGCTACTCTATTACAATAAAGTTCTGTACTTCTGACCAGGGGATTGCGTTTAAAAGGTGTCAACAGTGCAGGGTCCTTGTCAGCAATGCGCCTTTCAATGAATCCCTGTCTGTTCCAGGCAGGGAAGACTGCCCTGGACAAGGCCAGAGACTACAACCACAAAGACGTGTCTCTCCTGCTGGCCAGAGCTCCTCAGGTCAGCATGAGATGTTTCTTTGGACATAGACCAATGATACACTGATCCACATTATAAACTGATTCGGGCATCAAAACGTACATTTCCCTCCAAGAGTGACACCGTTTATTAAGGAGTATAAAGAGTGCAGATGATTACCCATCGCCTCGAAAAGTAGTCTGTTTTTCCAGTCTGTAATCCAGTCTGTTCTTCATTTAATGCACCTTGGCTGGACTGTGAGGTAGCAACAGACAGTATAGTTAGTCTTTAGTTATCTACTCTCCTGTGTTTTGGTCAGATCCACTGTTTCACCAGAGGAAGGACGGTGAGGATGAAAAGGAACCGGCTGAAGGCAGAACGCAGAACCCAGTCTGTCACCAGGGAAGAAATGCTGCCCAACAAGGTAAAGGCTGTCTGGGGGTAACATTAGACAGTGTATATTGACCAGTAGAAAATGGATGACAGTAGACGGCAGTATGCTAACCCAATGTTAGATATGATGTTCACGTTATTTGTGCCTCTTGAGTTATTGGGTTGGGATAAAGCGGAAGTCAAACCTTCATGGACCTTTGGTGTACAATTGGACAATAAAGTTATCTTATTCTTCACCTCTTCCTCCTGGCTATTTCCTTCATCAGGACAGTGGGTACATGGCTGAGGCATGTCACAGTAGTGAGCGTATTGCCAGCAGGGCCGGCCTCAACAGAGCAGGGCTGcctcaccatcatcaccaccgcCTTCACTACAGTAAAACATCAGTCACCCCAACCAGCCCTTACCACAGAAGGAGAAGAAATAAGCTTTTCAAAGAACAGGTGCTTGGGGGTGTGTCTCAGGGGATTGGGAGGAAAAAGACCATTTCTGTTCCTTGCAAGATAATGGACAATAAATTCTTCTTCTTCTAGGCCTTGGCAGAGGATACTCCTAGAAGAAGAATGAACGGTCATCCCGACCTCCACAGGAAGAGCAGACTGTGTACACATGATGATGAAGTCCCTCCTCCTCACAACGGCAAAATCTATCAGCTATACACCCTGTACCGCGACAAGGACGGCAATGTCAAACAGGTCAGTCACTACGctgcaaaattctggtaatttCCCAAAATCCTCAGGTTTTCGTGAAACCCCAGTTAGAGGATTCCCATGCCACCTTTTTATTGCCTCTTGAAGTTATCTAAATGTTTCAACCCTAGGGGTGGGGTGTCCATAACCGAAGTGGTAGtagtggtacagtacagtataatagtTTTTGTTGCTGTTGATAGTGGTAATATAATAGATCTAGAAAGAAACCTATGAAAGAAACCCAAAGAAAAGATGTAAAACAAATATCACAATTATACATGACTGTGTCCCCTGGTCAGGCCCCAGCCAATGGCTGCCACTGTAAGCCCCTGATCAAGAGGCTGCATGGAGAGCTGAAGGCCACTAAAGAGGAGATGAGGACACAGATGCTGACAGTTCAGGAGCAAGTCAATACTAGGCTGGGGAGGATGGACCGCAAGAGCAAACACCAGGTCTGTCTGCTACCAGTCAATTCAATTCAACTTTGTTGCACACATGGCATTTTCTGTCTCATTTAGAAAGAAAAACTACAAATACAGCCTGTAAACCTTATAGTctatatttgaggtttaaaaggcttctaaagtttctaatttccactttaaaatgtcagactttagTTTTTTAGCAACCCCTTTTTTATCACCATATTCCCCCTATAGTGCAATACTTATGAACgcgccctatgggccctggtcaaaagtagtgcactatagggtaTAGGCCGCAATTTGAGACGCAACCATGAATTCTGTTAGACTGATAGCTGCTGTTCGGCGTTGTGTTGATCAGATCAAAGTGCTGGACAT encodes:
- the ankrd6a gene encoding ankyrin repeat domain-containing protein 6; its protein translation is MSDREAAQAYVLLSSRGHQTALHRAAMVGNSDIIDGLIKGGCALDLQDKDGNTALHEVSWHGFCQSVKLLVKAGADVHARNKAGNTALHLACQNANAKSARVLLLGGSRPDIKNNVGDTCLHVAARYNHLAMIKILVGALCSVTEKNQLGDTALHVAAALNHKKTVQLLLEAGTDGNARNNAGKTALDKARDYNHKDVSLLLARAPQIHCFTRGRTVRMKRNRLKAERRTQSVTREEMLPNKDSGYMAEACHSSERIASRAGLNRAGLPHHHHHRLHYSKTSVTPTSPYHRRRRNKLFKEQALAEDTPRRRMNGHPDLHRKSRLCTHDDEVPPPHNGKIYQLYTLYRDKDGNVKQAPANGCHCKPLIKRLHGELKATKEEMRTQMLTVQEQVNTRLGRMDRKSKHQIKVLDMLTQERVAAERMECLYRMNQRAAQGREEAQRRQQAAATQELKRWCMTQIQDMDLHLPADPQYYKLLPSPSVEQSVGDDGGSECLPLLSVFSGDSSSSLATYVNLLPCPSPSPSTTHNAPPSLAMEQEQGQGQGSARKYFELKLDRSPDDYQNTTLLPLPAHHHHPRILLSSTATRWQHPELHDNHIPGLIWEGCSRSVSSSQSPTSDWKQERGQDSHGWHHRKHLRDRIRTRGLIRPPSVGTRTLEFFVDRPPEPTFSQERNNLHAMEVTQRFFETVSTQLEYWYERKIQDAKRQAELRAQKDRAELLQRIRSLEEELEQLRMTNGSTDS